From one bacterium genomic stretch:
- a CDS encoding NAD-dependent epimerase/dehydratase family protein has protein sequence MRVVVTGGAGFIGSHIVDRLLSDSHDILVIDDLSSGFRSNVPQDVRLLEASIDSSVAIEAVLEFQPQILIHAAAQISVRTSMEDPGLDAAVNVVGFLKMLNALKQLANEAPHVVFLSTGGAIYGDTDSVPTNESAPILPESLYGLHKRFGELYLDFWHRLIGLSYTVLRLGNVYGPRQNPHGEAGVVAIFAERLLKGEACTIFGDGSQTRDFIYVGDVVEAVIAAIQERRDAGCFNIGTGIETSVSELFAIMKNVANSDSELIFAPAREGEQSRSAIDPRAAADMLGWSTRETLHSGLSQTLQSYTSRDNAQ, from the coding sequence ATGCGAGTTGTTGTGACCGGTGGTGCTGGATTTATAGGTTCTCATATTGTAGACCGACTGTTGTCGGACTCTCACGATATTCTTGTCATTGATGACCTCTCCTCTGGATTTCGGAGCAATGTCCCTCAAGATGTGCGCTTGTTAGAGGCATCAATTGATTCATCTGTTGCGATTGAAGCAGTTCTAGAATTTCAACCGCAGATTCTGATCCATGCAGCTGCCCAAATCTCAGTGCGAACCAGTATGGAGGATCCCGGCCTCGATGCGGCGGTGAATGTAGTCGGATTTTTGAAAATGCTCAATGCGCTCAAGCAGCTGGCAAACGAGGCACCCCACGTGGTGTTTCTTTCGACTGGGGGTGCAATATATGGAGATACTGACTCCGTTCCAACGAACGAGAGTGCGCCGATATTGCCAGAGAGCTTATATGGATTACACAAGCGATTCGGAGAGCTTTATCTTGATTTCTGGCACCGTCTAATCGGACTATCGTACACTGTATTGAGGCTGGGAAATGTTTATGGTCCCAGACAGAATCCTCATGGAGAGGCCGGGGTTGTTGCAATATTTGCTGAACGCTTATTAAAGGGAGAGGCGTGTACAATTTTCGGTGATGGTTCCCAGACTAGAGATTTCATATATGTTGGAGATGTGGTTGAGGCAGTTATAGCAGCCATTCAAGAGAGACGAGATGCAGGGTGCTTTAATATCGGAACTGGTATTGAAACGTCGGTTAGTGAGTTGTTTGCCATCATGAAAAATGTGGCGAACAGCGATTCGGAGCTTATTTTTGCCCCTGCGCGAGAGGGTGAACAGAGCAGGAGTGCGATCGATCCGAGAGCTGCAGCTGATATGCTTGGCTGGAGCACGAGGGAAACGTTGCATTCTGGCTTGAGTCAGACACTTCAATCGTATACATCGAGAGACAACGCGCAATAA
- a CDS encoding elongation factor 4 codes for MHGDSRVTPRERVRNFSIIAHVDHGKSTLADRLLECTGALQQREMQEQFLDKLELERERGITIKAQTVRIPYKAKNGNIYTLNLIDTPGHVDFHYEVSRSLAACEGALLVVDATQGVEAQTLANVFVAIENDLEIVPVLNKIDLESADVDKVSEEIEHVIGLDATEAIHVSAKTGLGVENLLEAIVEKVPPPKEPFDDGLLRAMVYDSWFDSYLGVVVQVRIVSGTLRPGDKIQFLSSKAEYEVYKMGVFTPHPVEVPELTAGDVGYFSAAIKTLQDVKIGDTVTHLKGLAAEPLAGFKEVKPMVFGGLFPVDAADYESLRTALDKLRLNDASFTFEPETSVALGFGFRCGYLGMLHMEIIQERLEREFELDLITTAPSVVLRVTTESGEIILVDNPSMLPPAQEMSIIEEPRVDATIHCPKEYLGAVLGLCEEKRGRQTNLSFPVADRAVVHYNLPLSEIVLDFHDRMKSATKGYASFDYEMVGYEAAPLVKLDVMLNGDVVDALSVVVHREAAYQRGKLLTEKLQEVIERQMFDVAIQAAIGTRIIARSTVKALRKNVTAKCYGGDITRKRKLLEKQKRGKKRMKQVGKVSIPQEAFLAVLKLNDG; via the coding sequence TTGCACGGAGACAGTAGGGTGACCCCAAGAGAAAGAGTACGAAACTTTAGCATCATAGCCCACGTTGATCATGGGAAGTCTACTCTTGCGGATAGGCTTCTTGAGTGTACTGGAGCCCTGCAACAGAGAGAAATGCAAGAGCAGTTCTTGGATAAATTGGAACTCGAACGAGAGCGTGGGATTACGATTAAAGCGCAAACAGTGCGAATTCCATATAAAGCAAAAAACGGCAACATCTATACATTAAACCTCATTGATACGCCGGGACATGTTGATTTCCACTATGAGGTGTCTCGCAGTCTTGCGGCATGTGAGGGCGCATTGCTAGTGGTCGATGCTACTCAGGGGGTTGAAGCTCAAACGCTTGCCAATGTTTTTGTTGCCATTGAGAACGATCTCGAAATAGTGCCAGTGCTCAATAAGATTGATCTTGAGAGTGCCGATGTCGATAAGGTCAGTGAGGAAATTGAGCATGTCATCGGGTTAGATGCAACAGAAGCAATTCATGTAAGCGCCAAAACAGGTCTGGGCGTAGAGAATTTGCTTGAGGCTATTGTAGAGAAAGTTCCTCCTCCGAAAGAGCCATTCGACGACGGACTTCTTCGAGCTATGGTATATGACTCATGGTTTGATTCGTATTTAGGTGTCGTGGTGCAAGTCCGTATTGTTTCTGGAACATTGCGTCCTGGGGATAAGATTCAGTTTCTCTCATCGAAAGCAGAGTATGAAGTCTATAAAATGGGAGTCTTTACGCCGCACCCGGTTGAAGTTCCAGAACTCACTGCTGGCGATGTGGGATATTTCTCAGCCGCAATAAAAACCCTTCAGGACGTAAAGATCGGAGACACCGTCACGCATCTTAAAGGATTGGCTGCGGAGCCGCTGGCAGGTTTTAAGGAAGTAAAGCCTATGGTTTTTGGTGGCTTGTTTCCGGTTGATGCTGCCGATTATGAATCACTCCGTACCGCTCTTGATAAGCTCCGATTAAATGATGCTTCATTTACTTTTGAGCCCGAGACATCAGTAGCTCTTGGCTTTGGATTTCGATGTGGATACCTAGGTATGCTCCACATGGAGATTATACAAGAGCGGCTTGAGAGAGAGTTTGAACTCGATCTTATTACTACGGCTCCTTCTGTCGTCCTGCGTGTGACTACAGAATCAGGAGAAATAATTCTTGTAGATAATCCAAGTATGTTACCTCCAGCTCAGGAGATGAGCATAATCGAAGAGCCTCGTGTTGATGCTACTATCCATTGTCCGAAAGAGTATCTTGGTGCCGTCTTAGGACTTTGTGAGGAGAAGCGCGGCCGTCAGACAAATCTCAGCTTTCCAGTAGCTGACCGAGCAGTAGTTCATTACAATCTTCCTTTGAGTGAAATAGTGCTTGATTTTCATGATCGGATGAAGAGTGCGACCAAAGGATACGCCTCTTTCGATTATGAAATGGTAGGCTATGAAGCTGCTCCGCTCGTGAAGCTCGATGTAATGCTCAATGGTGATGTGGTGGATGCCCTGAGTGTTGTCGTTCATCGTGAAGCCGCCTATCAACGCGGAAAATTGCTTACAGAGAAGCTCCAAGAGGTCATTGAGCGTCAGATGTTTGATGTGGCGATTCAAGCTGCAATCGGAACTCGGATTATTGCACGTTCAACAGTGAAGGCCTTGAGAAAAAATGTGACTGCTAAGTGTTATGGTGGGGACATTACTCGGAAGCGAAAGCTTTTAGAAAAGCAAAAACGCGGAAAGAAAAGAATGAAGCAGGTGGGGAAAGTAAGTATTCCTCAGGAGGCATTTCTTGCTGTACTCAAACTGAATGACGGCTAG
- the nusA gene encoding transcription termination factor NusA translates to MTYDLRAVIGQLGRDKGIDQEILVEVIESAMLSAARKHYGHNLNLETQYDAELGTVEVLVFKTVVEKVEDPDIQITLEEARAEYDPDAMVGDELGRKLDTELLGRIAAQTAKQVIIQKVRDAERGVIFEEYKDSKGDLINGIVQRYDRGNLIVNLGRTEAVCPRREQIARERYRQGDRIRGMILDIDPSARGPQIILTRSHPDFLKELFKLEVPEISEGVIEIKGVAREPGERAKIAVHSNETSIDPVGACVGVKGSRVQAVVQELRGERIDIITWTPDEPSFVARALSPAEVSRVVVDEDEHSMEVIVADDQLSLAIGRRGQNVKLASKLSGWRIDVRSVSVAEEEAKRARTALEAIPGLDFMQSERLFQEGYRTVREVAEASIEDIAEIDGFSQELAEAVSASAKELVDAATDPLELGETSEPLETLSDLDRLMLGSELQEKLVESGYSTIQSLVSADYEELLERGVVGEQELEEIKEATNTFFRSGSTSRLL, encoded by the coding sequence ATGACGTATGATCTAAGAGCTGTTATTGGGCAGCTAGGAAGAGATAAAGGCATAGATCAGGAAATACTGGTCGAAGTAATCGAGTCGGCGATGCTTTCAGCTGCTCGCAAACATTACGGACACAACCTAAACCTAGAGACTCAGTACGATGCGGAGCTGGGTACGGTTGAGGTGTTGGTCTTTAAGACAGTGGTGGAAAAAGTCGAAGATCCTGATATTCAGATTACGCTAGAGGAAGCTCGAGCCGAATATGACCCCGATGCAATGGTTGGTGATGAACTCGGGCGTAAGCTTGATACTGAATTGCTCGGGCGTATCGCGGCGCAAACTGCGAAGCAGGTTATCATCCAGAAAGTACGTGATGCAGAGCGTGGAGTTATTTTTGAAGAGTATAAAGACAGCAAGGGAGATCTCATAAACGGTATCGTTCAGCGATATGATCGTGGAAACCTTATTGTCAATCTGGGTCGTACGGAAGCGGTGTGCCCACGGAGAGAACAGATTGCTCGGGAGCGATACCGTCAAGGGGACCGAATTCGAGGAATGATTCTTGATATTGATCCATCTGCTCGTGGACCACAGATTATTCTTACTCGTTCGCATCCAGATTTTCTTAAAGAGCTCTTCAAGTTAGAGGTGCCAGAAATTAGTGAGGGAGTCATAGAGATCAAAGGCGTCGCTAGAGAGCCGGGAGAACGAGCGAAGATTGCAGTACATTCGAACGAAACGAGCATTGATCCAGTCGGTGCATGTGTTGGTGTGAAGGGATCTCGGGTACAGGCGGTAGTGCAGGAGCTTCGCGGAGAGCGAATCGACATTATTACATGGACTCCCGATGAACCCTCGTTTGTTGCGCGAGCACTTTCTCCAGCTGAAGTCAGCCGGGTTGTTGTTGATGAAGATGAGCACTCGATGGAGGTCATTGTGGCAGATGATCAGCTGTCGCTTGCCATCGGTCGTCGGGGTCAGAACGTGAAGCTAGCGAGCAAGCTCAGTGGATGGAGAATAGATGTTCGGAGCGTTTCCGTAGCAGAGGAGGAAGCGAAGAGGGCACGTACCGCTCTAGAGGCGATACCAGGCCTTGATTTTATGCAGTCTGAGCGCCTCTTCCAAGAAGGATATAGGACGGTACGAGAAGTTGCTGAGGCCTCGATTGAAGACATCGCAGAAATCGATGGATTTTCACAAGAGCTTGCCGAGGCAGTCTCGGCCTCGGCAAAAGAGCTGGTAGATGCAGCCACAGACCCACTGGAGCTGGGCGAAACCTCGGAGCCATTGGAAACTCTCTCTGATCTTGATCGGCTTATGCTGGGGAGTGAGCTTCAGGAAAAGCTCGTTGAATCTGGGTACTCAACCATTCAGAGTCTTGTAAGTGCAGATTATGAGGAGCTGCTGGAAAGAGGAGTCGTCGGCGAACAAGAGCTAGAAGAAATCAAGGAAGCCACGAATACGTTCTTTCGCTCAGGCTCAACCTCTCGTTTGCTGTAG
- a CDS encoding UDP-glucose/GDP-mannose dehydrogenase family protein: protein MEIAIVGSGYVGLVAGACFADSGNDVHCVDKDEAKIEALLNGEIPIYEPGLVDIVQRNTKNGRLKFTTSLKDAVEASSVIFIAVGTPPGEDGSADLSHVLAVASGIGQYMNGPKVIVDKSTVPVGTAALVTEAISKETNHEFEVVSNPEFLKEGAAIDDFMKPDRVVVGVPSERSATVMRKLYAPFVRTNNPIIVMDVVSAEMTKYAANAMLATRISFMNEVSRLCEKVGADIDNVRVGIGTDSRIGMSFLFPGIGYGGSCFPKDVQALVRTAQEHGVPLHVSEAVERVNAAQKMWLVEQIEAHYGSINEVKGKHFAVWGLAFKPRTDDVREAPALVTIRSLLEAGAKVSAYDPEAVETFSAAIGPREGLEFADSSYAALKGADALLICTEWNEFRHPNFDRIAESLTERMIFDGRNIFSLEEMRAREFTYYSVGRPGVGC, encoded by the coding sequence GTGGAAATAGCGATAGTTGGGTCAGGATATGTCGGTCTCGTTGCAGGCGCCTGCTTTGCTGATTCTGGAAATGATGTGCACTGTGTTGATAAGGATGAGGCAAAGATAGAAGCCCTGCTTAATGGTGAGATACCAATTTATGAGCCAGGCTTAGTCGACATAGTTCAGAGAAATACGAAGAATGGTCGATTAAAATTTACGACATCGTTAAAGGACGCCGTGGAGGCCTCGAGCGTTATCTTTATCGCAGTGGGGACCCCGCCGGGAGAGGATGGTTCCGCAGATCTCTCGCATGTACTCGCAGTCGCTTCAGGGATCGGCCAGTACATGAATGGCCCCAAAGTTATCGTGGACAAGTCAACTGTTCCGGTAGGAACTGCCGCTCTTGTTACCGAGGCGATTTCAAAGGAAACCAATCATGAATTTGAGGTCGTGAGCAATCCCGAGTTTTTGAAAGAGGGGGCTGCTATTGATGACTTCATGAAACCAGACAGGGTTGTGGTTGGGGTGCCGAGTGAGCGCTCAGCTACCGTCATGCGAAAGTTATATGCTCCCTTTGTTCGTACGAATAATCCAATTATTGTAATGGATGTTGTATCTGCTGAGATGACGAAGTACGCCGCAAACGCGATGCTGGCGACCCGAATTTCTTTCATGAATGAGGTCTCTCGGCTGTGCGAAAAGGTTGGTGCAGATATCGATAACGTTAGGGTTGGGATTGGTACTGACTCTCGAATCGGCATGAGCTTTTTGTTTCCAGGGATCGGATATGGGGGATCGTGTTTTCCGAAGGATGTTCAAGCACTTGTTCGGACGGCTCAAGAGCATGGAGTGCCGTTGCATGTTTCTGAGGCTGTTGAAAGAGTGAACGCGGCTCAGAAAATGTGGTTGGTAGAACAGATAGAGGCGCATTATGGCTCCATAAACGAGGTGAAGGGGAAGCACTTCGCGGTATGGGGTCTCGCTTTTAAGCCTCGGACCGATGATGTTCGTGAGGCACCGGCTCTCGTCACCATTCGCAGCCTGTTAGAGGCTGGAGCAAAGGTCTCAGCGTATGATCCGGAAGCCGTTGAGACGTTCTCCGCAGCTATTGGGCCTCGAGAAGGGCTAGAGTTTGCAGACTCAAGCTATGCTGCACTGAAGGGCGCGGACGCGCTTCTCATTTGTACCGAGTGGAATGAGTTCCGCCATCCGAACTTTGATAGGATTGCCGAGAGTCTCACAGAGCGCATGATCTTCGACGGAAGGAATATTTTCAGTCTAGAGGAGATGAGGGCTCGCGAATTTACCTATTACTCGGTTGGGCGTCCAGGGGTAGGATGCTAG
- a CDS encoding ribosome maturation factor RimP, which translates to MGVVYKRSLEMNQVGHTFQELWELVEPVVLQEGLELYDIERSSPSSSGGRTVIRVYLCRPTGDGQASDRVQVECSSDRQPQRAPLEGDRGVTLDDCASISRKLSALDRFDQFLGEHSLLEVSSPGVNRKLRTLKHFKAAIGERVRIKAFIDAEGRDRTITGFVLAADSETVELKEQSNAEVWKIPFADISSARIDFDFSTPEKKGKRQ; encoded by the coding sequence ATGGGAGTCGTGTACAAAAGAAGTTTGGAGATGAATCAGGTAGGCCATACATTTCAAGAGTTGTGGGAACTTGTGGAGCCAGTAGTGCTTCAAGAGGGTCTTGAGCTCTATGACATAGAGCGGAGTTCCCCGTCCTCATCTGGTGGAAGAACTGTTATTCGCGTCTATCTTTGTCGTCCAACTGGCGATGGTCAGGCGTCTGATAGGGTTCAGGTTGAATGCTCATCTGACAGGCAACCACAGCGCGCTCCCCTTGAAGGGGATCGGGGCGTAACGTTGGATGACTGCGCTTCGATTTCACGAAAACTGTCGGCGTTAGACCGGTTTGATCAATTTCTGGGAGAGCATTCGCTTCTGGAGGTTTCAAGTCCGGGAGTGAATAGAAAGCTTAGGACGCTTAAACATTTTAAGGCGGCTATCGGAGAACGTGTACGAATAAAGGCGTTTATTGATGCAGAGGGACGAGACCGCACAATTACTGGATTCGTTTTAGCTGCAGATTCTGAGACGGTTGAACTGAAGGAGCAGTCGAACGCCGAAGTTTGGAAGATTCCATTTGCTGATATTTCGTCAGCAAGAATAGATTTTGATTTTTCTACACCTGAGAAAAAGGGAAAGAGACAATGA
- a CDS encoding DUF448 domain-containing protein — protein sequence MAKQAIDYTLDRDERELPVLAVSGGNAPRVFRVSPYGGASLAQPPTRMCLGCRERAEQGSLIQIFSISLDQLKQNNYQPMPSKNDCKLQFGASSCSGRTWGVLRPSVTWRRPPWVTGRTAYVHDSIECTKRACLPQRLQRAFRENISEQRAQDLLKLIVVKGEGYDNATSATTRFDVSSQVKLRENAQIKREAMD from the coding sequence ATGGCGAAACAAGCAATCGATTATACTCTGGACAGAGATGAACGGGAGTTACCCGTGCTGGCAGTGTCTGGAGGAAACGCCCCACGCGTTTTTCGGGTATCGCCATATGGAGGTGCGTCGTTAGCTCAACCGCCTACTCGCATGTGCCTCGGCTGTCGAGAAAGGGCTGAACAGGGCAGTCTGATACAGATTTTTTCAATTTCTCTGGATCAGCTGAAGCAGAACAACTATCAGCCCATGCCGTCAAAGAATGATTGCAAGCTTCAGTTCGGAGCATCGTCATGCAGCGGCCGTACTTGGGGAGTGCTCCGACCATCTGTTACATGGAGACGTCCACCGTGGGTAACAGGTCGAACGGCCTATGTGCATGATTCAATAGAATGCACCAAACGTGCCTGCTTGCCCCAACGCTTGCAGCGAGCTTTTCGAGAAAATATTTCTGAACAACGAGCACAAGACTTACTAAAACTGATTGTCGTAAAGGGGGAAGGATACGACAACGCAACGTCTGCAACGACACGATTTGATGTCAGTAGTCAGGTAAAGCTCAGGGAAAATGCACAGATAAAAAGAGAGGCGATGGACTAA
- a CDS encoding serine/threonine protein phosphatase, which yields MLEVRQLESVIVTHWKGFMTAGKTNVSKGRKKQGSYSDVDDQDSDLQADAEHLTCSFNGRRVFVIGDVHGCVAELNTLVDFIEREKDLGAGDALIFIGDYIDRGPASKEVIQCLLSLKSRLKSDNYFLKGNHEEMLLDWLFEEGSESASSYLHNGGRECLESYGLKSDPRPEDALTQIPKSHMQFFEQLTRYIVSEKFVFVHAGLNALRPLSHQIDDDIFWIRNEFISNIHSFRKIIIYGHTPFEQVKFHLPYKIGIDTGLVYGSKLTAIELSEGELYQIEYGKSEVKVASFVEEGIDWPLP from the coding sequence ATGCTGGAGGTGCGGCAGCTAGAATCTGTGATCGTTACTCATTGGAAGGGGTTTATGACCGCTGGCAAAACAAACGTTTCAAAAGGGCGCAAAAAGCAGGGCTCATACTCGGACGTAGATGATCAAGATAGCGATCTTCAAGCTGATGCGGAGCACCTCACCTGTTCTTTTAATGGGCGTCGAGTGTTTGTTATAGGAGATGTGCACGGTTGTGTTGCCGAGCTAAACACCCTTGTAGATTTTATCGAGAGAGAGAAAGATCTCGGCGCTGGCGATGCTTTAATATTCATTGGTGACTATATTGACCGAGGCCCAGCATCCAAGGAGGTTATTCAATGCCTCTTGAGTTTGAAAAGTCGTCTGAAGTCAGATAACTACTTCTTGAAGGGAAATCATGAAGAGATGCTTCTCGATTGGCTCTTTGAAGAGGGGAGTGAATCAGCCTCCTCCTACCTTCACAACGGTGGACGAGAGTGTCTTGAAAGCTATGGCCTGAAGAGTGACCCAAGACCAGAGGATGCTCTTACTCAGATTCCTAAGAGCCATATGCAATTTTTCGAGCAATTAACTCGGTATATTGTATCAGAAAAGTTTGTTTTTGTGCATGCGGGACTGAACGCGCTACGTCCACTCTCTCATCAGATTGACGATGATATTTTTTGGATACGGAACGAATTCATAAGTAATATTCATTCGTTTCGCAAAATAATTATTTACGGACATACCCCATTCGAACAGGTGAAGTTTCACTTGCCTTATAAAATAGGGATCGACACTGGACTTGTATATGGCAGTAAACTCACCGCAATAGAGTTAAGCGAAGGGGAGCTCTATCAGATAGAATACGGAAAAAGCGAAGTGAAGGTAGCCTCATTTGTTGAAGAGGGAATTGATTGGCCATTACCGTAG
- a CDS encoding SDR family oxidoreductase: MARVLVTGGAGFIGSHLVDRLVEEKHDVVVLDNYFTGRKVNLCHHTKDDRIEVIRADVTEPILLEVDEIYHLACPASPVHYQHNPIKTVKTNVLGTIHMLGLAKRVGARFLLASTSEVYGDPHQHPQQEEYWGNVNPIGPRSCYDEGKRVAETLTECYRVEHGVDTRIVRIFNTYGPRMLFDDGRVVSNFIVQALKQEPITLFGDGQQTRSFCFVSDLVSGLIAMMNADGFFGPVNLGNPEEFTIKDLAGKILDLTGSSSQVENKPLPQDDPTRRRPDISLAHEKLNWQPLVTVEEGLKKTISDFRDRLSV; this comes from the coding sequence ATGGCAAGAGTTCTTGTAACCGGCGGAGCTGGGTTTATAGGCTCACACTTAGTCGATCGCTTAGTCGAGGAAAAGCATGATGTTGTCGTGCTTGATAATTACTTCACGGGTCGTAAGGTGAATCTCTGTCATCACACCAAGGATGATCGAATTGAGGTGATTCGTGCGGATGTCACCGAGCCGATTTTATTAGAGGTTGACGAAATCTACCATCTCGCTTGCCCAGCATCACCAGTTCATTATCAGCACAATCCGATAAAAACGGTTAAGACGAATGTCCTAGGGACCATACACATGTTGGGTCTTGCAAAGAGGGTGGGTGCCCGTTTTCTTCTTGCTTCGACGTCCGAAGTATATGGCGATCCGCATCAGCACCCACAACAGGAGGAGTATTGGGGGAATGTGAACCCGATAGGACCCCGGAGTTGCTACGACGAGGGGAAGCGAGTAGCTGAAACCTTAACCGAGTGTTATAGAGTTGAGCATGGAGTGGATACTCGGATTGTAAGAATTTTCAATACCTATGGACCGAGAATGTTATTCGATGACGGACGAGTAGTCTCAAACTTCATTGTTCAAGCATTGAAGCAAGAGCCAATCACTCTTTTCGGTGATGGACAACAAACCCGCTCGTTCTGTTTCGTTAGTGATCTTGTGTCTGGATTGATAGCGATGATGAATGCAGATGGATTCTTCGGCCCTGTGAATCTTGGGAATCCGGAGGAGTTTACCATCAAAGATCTCGCGGGAAAGATTCTTGATCTTACTGGTAGCTCCTCGCAGGTAGAAAACAAGCCGCTTCCGCAAGACGATCCAACGCGACGAAGACCAGATATTTCTCTGGCACATGAAAAGTTGAATTGGCAGCCTCTCGTGACCGTTGAAGAAGGGCTGAAGAAGACTATTTCAGATTTTCGAGATCGCCTTTCAGTATGA
- the gndA gene encoding NADP-dependent phosphogluconate dehydrogenase — protein sequence MTTTPFPHVAVFGLAVMGENLARNIESRGFPVTIYNRTAKVTEEFLNRFPDQRFIGAFSIEELIEKTASPRSIILMIKAGPAVDHVLDELIPHLEKGDIIIDGGNALYTDTERRVQTCAENGIEFLGVGISGGEEGALRGPSIMPGGSQKTWEHCSELFAKIAAQVDGEPCTDYVGPGGAGHFVKMVHNGIEYADMQLIAEAYFFMKEVLRLDNESIASFFSKWNRGRLNSYLMEITVDILRKKSEDSSQSLVDLILDKAGQKGTGRWTVQASLELGVPIPTISAAVDARGMSALKELRVEGASRFDKLQSNQDLANQDLESLEVDCIEQALFSGKVIAYAQGMALIQESSRVYNWNLKLDRIAKLWRGGCIIRAALLSEISEAFRESPKLSNLIFAGTLQKQLEDSLAGLRKVVATSALAGVPVLGLSSALSYLESFTTAFLPQNLIQAQRDYFGAHTYERVDREGVFHTEWAGEK from the coding sequence ATGACAACAACTCCATTTCCCCACGTAGCAGTATTCGGACTAGCGGTAATGGGGGAAAACCTCGCCCGTAATATAGAAAGCAGAGGATTTCCGGTAACAATCTATAACCGTACCGCGAAGGTTACAGAGGAATTCCTTAATCGATTCCCAGATCAACGCTTTATCGGTGCTTTTTCGATTGAGGAGCTTATTGAAAAGACTGCCTCTCCACGGAGTATTATTTTAATGATCAAGGCGGGCCCTGCAGTGGATCATGTTCTTGATGAGCTGATACCACATCTTGAAAAAGGAGATATTATAATCGATGGGGGCAATGCTCTGTACACTGATACTGAGCGGAGGGTGCAAACCTGTGCCGAAAACGGCATTGAGTTTCTAGGAGTCGGAATTTCAGGGGGAGAAGAAGGCGCTTTGCGTGGACCTTCGATTATGCCGGGAGGCAGTCAAAAAACTTGGGAGCACTGCTCAGAGCTTTTTGCAAAAATTGCGGCACAAGTCGATGGTGAACCATGCACTGACTATGTTGGGCCTGGAGGAGCTGGGCATTTTGTAAAGATGGTACACAACGGCATTGAGTACGCAGATATGCAACTGATAGCCGAGGCCTATTTTTTTATGAAAGAGGTATTGCGACTTGATAATGAATCAATAGCCTCGTTTTTCAGCAAATGGAATAGGGGGAGACTCAATTCTTATTTGATGGAGATCACCGTAGATATTTTAAGAAAGAAGTCAGAGGACTCGTCTCAATCACTTGTTGATTTGATTCTTGACAAGGCAGGGCAAAAGGGAACTGGTCGATGGACTGTTCAGGCAAGTTTAGAGTTGGGGGTCCCAATCCCGACAATTTCTGCGGCAGTGGATGCTCGCGGAATGAGTGCGTTAAAGGAATTGAGAGTCGAGGGTGCGAGTCGATTTGATAAATTACAGTCAAATCAAGATCTGGCAAATCAAGATCTGGAATCGCTTGAAGTTGATTGCATAGAGCAGGCTCTCTTCTCTGGTAAGGTGATAGCGTATGCACAGGGGATGGCACTTATTCAGGAAAGCTCTCGAGTTTATAACTGGAACCTGAAGTTAGATCGCATTGCGAAGCTATGGAGAGGAGGATGCATCATTCGCGCTGCACTTCTTTCTGAAATCTCTGAAGCTTTTAGAGAATCTCCTAAGCTTTCAAACTTGATATTTGCAGGGACCCTACAAAAGCAGCTCGAGGATTCCCTAGCTGGATTGAGAAAAGTTGTCGCCACTTCCGCACTGGCAGGCGTTCCCGTTCTTGGATTGAGCTCTGCGTTAAGCTACCTAGAGTCGTTTACGACTGCATTTTTGCCGCAAAATCTGATTCAGGCGCAGCGAGACTACTTTGGGGCACATACATACGAGAGAGTGGATAGAGAAGGTGTCTTTCATACTGAATGGGCTGGTGAGAAGTAG